Proteins encoded together in one Microplitis mediator isolate UGA2020A chromosome 7, iyMicMedi2.1, whole genome shotgun sequence window:
- the LOC130671972 gene encoding dexamethasone-induced Ras-related protein 1, which produces MTPISLEACGRLFGCVQRLCGNRSTIEDSEPRQVRGRRGAQDLEGPSGPEDAILPVPVSPSPASTSSQEDSCKPPPRNCYRLIALGSARVGKTAIVARFLSNKFEESYTPTIEDFHRKLYRIRGEVHQLDLLDTSGNHPFPAMRRLSFLTGDLFVLVFSMDSRESFEEAIRLREAILETKITATQSVKGRSKSHHNLKVPMVMAGNKCDYDVKVVSVEEAEQYCVSQDECCVFVEVSAKRNYHVDELFYQLFVVAGLPLEMAPNHHRKVPLTFGSPTMLPPSQPKHKATLSIKRRLSDACGVVAPNVRRPSIRTDLMIMRTKTCSLAAGNENIAPGSRITLRSSEPGKTCTIQ; this is translated from the exons TGCGGAAATAGGTCTACGATCGAGGATAGTGAACCCCGACAAGTCCGAGGTCGAAGGGGTGCTCAGGATCTCGAGGGACCATCAGGGCCGGAGGATGCAATCCTACCGGTACCCGTTAGTCCAAGCCCAGCATCGACTTCCTCCCAGGAGGATTCATGCAAACCGCCACCTCGCAACTGCTACCGTCTCATTGCTCTCGGTAGTGCTCGCGTCGGGAAAACCGCTATTGTAGCACG ATttctatcaaataaatttgaggAAAGCTACACCCCAACGATTGAGGATTTTCATAGAAAATTATACAGAATTCGAGGTGAAGTGCATCAGCTAGATCTACTGGATACCAGTGGCAATCATCCTTTTCCTGCTATGAGAAGACTCTCCTTCCTCACTG GTGACTTATTTGTACTCGTGTTTAGTATGGACAGCCGCGAGTCTTTTGAAGAAGCCATTAGATTACGAGAGGCAATATTGGAAACTAAAATAACTGCCACACAAAGTGTTAAAGGAAGGAGTAAAAGCcatcataatttaaaagtaccCATGGTCATGGCGGGAAATAAATGTGATTATGATGTTaa ggTTGTAAGTGTAGAAGAAGCAGAGCAATATTGCGTGAGCCAAGATGAATGTTGTGTGTTTGTTGAAGTGTCAGCTAAGCGCAATTATCACGTTGACGAGCTTTTCTACCAACTTTTCGTTGTGGCCGGATTGCCTCTAGAAATGGCTCCAAATCATCACAGAAAAGTTCCATTGACCTTTGGCTCACCCACAATGTTGCCACCCTCTCAG ccaaaGCATAAAGCAACACTCAGTATAAAACGTCGATTGAGTGACGCTTGCGGAGTTGTTGCACCAAATGTACGACGTCCAAGTATTAGAACAGATTTGATGATAATGAGGACCAAGACGTGTTCCCTTGCCGCCGGAAACGAGAATATCGCACCGGGTTCAAGAATCACCCTTCGATCTTCCGAACCAGGCAAAACCTGCACAATTCAGTGA